Proteins encoded within one genomic window of Spirulina major PCC 6313:
- the blsG gene encoding arginine 2,3-aminomutase yields the protein MISTELPVELDWQDWRSQLKHRITTVEALRHWINLTPAEETAIAQCVGKYRWSITPYYAALMDRDDPTCAIRQQAVPQLDEFRTFAGAEDDPVGDTIYRKTNRVVHKYPDRIILLVTQACAVYCRHCTRKYHTTDVNGTYFEQNEAVSWEPDFAYIEAHPEIRDVLLTGGDPLTYSDEKLEPILARLRQIPHVEIIRIGTRYPVLLPQRITPAFCAMLDRYQPVWLNTHFNHPKEITPEAAAACDRLLRHGVIVQNQTVLLKGINDSLDTMKTLLKDLLKIRVRPYYLYHCDNVTGVSHFATTIAAGREIMRGLQGEITGFAVPQYIITTKLGKIPLTEEWVQANEEGYYLENAYGQTLQLTEHGVST from the coding sequence ATGATTTCTACAGAATTGCCAGTAGAGTTGGATTGGCAGGATTGGCGATCGCAACTCAAGCACCGCATTACCACCGTTGAGGCCCTGCGCCATTGGATCAATCTCACTCCTGCTGAAGAAACCGCGATCGCTCAATGTGTGGGTAAATATCGCTGGAGTATTACTCCCTACTACGCCGCCTTGATGGATCGCGATGATCCTACCTGCGCCATCCGTCAACAAGCCGTGCCCCAACTCGATGAATTTCGCACCTTTGCCGGGGCCGAGGATGATCCCGTCGGCGATACCATCTACCGCAAAACCAATCGTGTGGTGCATAAATATCCCGATCGCATCATCCTTTTGGTCACCCAAGCCTGTGCTGTGTACTGTCGCCATTGCACCCGGAAATATCACACCACCGATGTCAACGGCACGTATTTTGAACAAAATGAAGCCGTCAGTTGGGAGCCGGATTTTGCCTACATCGAAGCCCACCCCGAAATTCGGGATGTCTTGCTGACCGGGGGTGATCCCTTAACCTACAGTGATGAAAAGCTAGAGCCGATCCTCGCTCGGCTGCGGCAGATCCCCCATGTGGAAATTATCCGCATTGGGACGCGCTATCCGGTGCTGCTGCCCCAGCGGATTACTCCAGCGTTTTGTGCGATGCTCGATCGTTACCAGCCGGTGTGGCTCAACACCCATTTCAACCATCCGAAGGAAATCACACCGGAGGCGGCGGCGGCCTGCGATCGCCTTCTGCGCCATGGGGTCATTGTCCAAAATCAAACCGTCCTCCTCAAGGGCATCAACGACAGCCTCGACACCATGAAAACCCTTCTCAAAGACCTCTTGAAGATTCGGGTGCGCCCTTACTACCTGTATCACTGCGACAATGTGACCGGTGTGTCCCACTTTGCCACCACCATTGCCGCCGGTCGCGAGATCATGCGCGGCCTCCAGGGGGAAATCACCGGCTTCGCTGTGCCTCAATACATCATCACCACGAAGCTCGGTAAAATTCCCCTCACGGAAGAATGGGTACAGGCCAATGAGGAGGGTTATTATCTCGAAAATGCCTACGGCCAAACCCTACAACTTACCGAGCATGGAGTCAGCACCTAA
- a CDS encoding ribbon-helix-helix domain-containing protein encodes MPQEFPLTCHVPEAWLSALDHYASTHNQSRSDVLKQAIAHYLDLETAAPWQPQLDTLNTTVTTLTKQVHSLHKRLKTLEAQTLDIASVTAEIVTPLPAPRDRPTLAAAPERDRPDSRPFGAIRLDELSQLVPLNMPKIRHHAETAGLSLYEAIEIETGWKYDPKSHTFAPPL; translated from the coding sequence ATGCCCCAAGAGTTTCCCCTCACCTGCCACGTTCCTGAAGCCTGGCTGAGCGCCCTCGACCACTATGCGAGCACCCATAACCAATCGCGTAGCGACGTGCTCAAACAAGCGATCGCTCACTACCTCGACCTCGAAACCGCCGCCCCCTGGCAGCCCCAACTCGACACCCTCAACACCACCGTCACCACCCTCACCAAACAAGTCCACAGCCTCCACAAACGCCTCAAAACCCTAGAAGCCCAAACCCTCGACATTGCCTCCGTCACCGCCGAAATTGTCACCCCACTGCCTGCCCCCCGCGATCGCCCCACCCTCGCCGCTGCCCCAGAGCGCGATCGTCCCGACTCTCGCCCCTTCGGAGCCATCCGCCTCGACGAACTCAGTCAACTCGTCCCCCTCAACATGCCCAAAATTCGTCACCATGCTGAAACCGCTGGCCTCTCCCTCTACGAAGCGATCGAAATCGAAACCGGCTGGAAATATGACCCCAAAAGTCACACCTTTGCCCCACCCCTCTAA
- a CDS encoding universal stress protein — protein sequence MIKNVLLADSGIGNSREIFQSMQDLPAMQGVNVTILHVVPPQVSTEAMESKLAAGDEILETATKTLNLDPHQVTTLKRQGEPKDTVCKVADEIDADLIIMGSRGLKRLESILENSVSQYVFQLANRPMLLVRDDIYVRKIKRIMVALDKSEKSQASLDFALFLANGAPGVELVVARVNPDLDPNFAPTTKADIESNTVIAQALPKLKRMGVKYRCIVEGGKPGAQLCKLVDDQSIDLLILGSPDRRPSVARALPDLDRLLGTSLSDYVRVNANCPVLLVRQPEE from the coding sequence ATGATTAAAAACGTTTTATTAGCAGACTCTGGCATCGGCAATTCAAGAGAAATCTTCCAATCAATGCAAGATTTACCCGCCATGCAAGGAGTAAACGTCACGATTTTGCACGTCGTCCCCCCCCAAGTGTCCACCGAAGCCATGGAAAGCAAGCTAGCCGCTGGGGATGAGATCTTAGAAACCGCTACGAAAACCCTCAACCTTGACCCCCATCAAGTCACGACGTTAAAGCGGCAAGGTGAACCCAAAGACACCGTTTGTAAAGTTGCCGACGAAATTGATGCTGACCTGATCATCATGGGGTCACGGGGCTTAAAGCGCCTTGAGTCCATTCTTGAAAACTCGGTCAGTCAATACGTCTTTCAACTGGCGAATCGCCCGATGTTGTTAGTCCGTGACGACATCTACGTGCGCAAAATCAAGCGGATCATGGTGGCGCTGGATAAATCCGAAAAGTCCCAAGCAAGTTTAGACTTTGCTCTTTTCTTAGCAAATGGTGCTCCCGGCGTTGAATTAGTCGTCGCACGAGTCAACCCGGATCTAGACCCCAACTTTGCCCCCACCACCAAAGCCGACATCGAAAGCAATACAGTCATCGCCCAGGCCCTCCCGAAGCTGAAGCGGATGGGGGTGAAATATCGGTGTATTGTCGAAGGCGGTAAACCAGGGGCACAGCTTTGTAAGCTCGTAGATGATCAGTCCATTGATCTCTTGATTTTAGGGTCTCCGGATCGCCGCCCCTCCGTTGCTCGTGCCTTACCGGACTTGGATCGTTTGTTGGGGACATCCCTGTCGGATTATGTCCGGGTTAATGCCAATTGCCCCGTATTGCTGGTGCGTCAACCGGAGGAATAA
- the ribD gene encoding bifunctional diaminohydroxyphosphoribosylaminopyrimidine deaminase/5-amino-6-(5-phosphoribosylamino)uracil reductase RibD codes for MADHAFFMQRCLELARQAAGYTAPNPLVGSVVVKDGAIAGEGYHPKAGEPHAEVFALRAAGEAAQGATVYVNLEPCNHTGRTPPCTEALIRAGVKTVVVGMVDPDPRVAGRGMARLRAAGIEVITGVEEGACLALNEGFIQRVTTGRPLGILKYAMTLDGKIATTTGHSAWVSGPESRRVVHGVRALCDGVIVGGNTVRRDNPQLTSHGVSDRNPVRIVLSRSLELPAEAQLWEVTPAPTVIFTTQGANPVLQTKLRDRGVEILEQPHLTIEAVMKTLGDRGMNQVLWECGGVLAAAALQAGAVQKVMAFIAPKIIGGQGAPSPVGELGLQQMTAAIALHRTTLTPIANDWLLSGYLSP; via the coding sequence ATGGCAGATCACGCCTTTTTCATGCAGCGTTGTCTAGAATTGGCACGCCAAGCCGCAGGATACACTGCCCCGAATCCCCTCGTGGGGTCTGTGGTGGTGAAGGATGGCGCGATCGCAGGGGAAGGCTATCACCCCAAGGCCGGGGAACCCCATGCGGAGGTTTTCGCCCTCCGGGCAGCGGGAGAGGCTGCCCAGGGGGCCACGGTCTACGTCAATCTTGAACCCTGCAACCATACCGGCCGCACGCCCCCCTGTACCGAAGCCTTGATTCGGGCAGGGGTTAAAACGGTGGTGGTGGGGATGGTTGACCCCGATCCACGGGTGGCGGGTCGCGGGATGGCGCGGCTACGGGCGGCGGGGATTGAGGTGATTACGGGGGTGGAGGAGGGGGCTTGCCTGGCGTTGAATGAGGGGTTTATTCAGCGCGTCACCACGGGGCGACCGCTGGGGATTTTGAAATATGCCATGACCCTTGATGGCAAGATTGCGACGACAACGGGCCATAGTGCCTGGGTGTCGGGGCCGGAGTCGCGGCGGGTGGTGCATGGGGTGCGGGCATTGTGTGATGGGGTGATTGTGGGGGGAAATACGGTGCGGCGGGATAATCCGCAGTTGACGAGTCATGGGGTGAGCGATCGCAATCCGGTGCGAATTGTCCTCAGTCGCAGCTTGGAGCTACCCGCTGAGGCGCAATTGTGGGAGGTAACCCCCGCTCCCACCGTGATTTTCACAACCCAAGGGGCGAATCCGGTGCTCCAAACGAAACTGCGCGATCGCGGTGTGGAGATTCTCGAACAGCCTCACCTCACGATTGAGGCCGTGATGAAAACCCTGGGCGATCGCGGTATGAATCAGGTGCTGTGGGAGTGTGGCGGGGTCTTAGCCGCCGCAGCCCTTCAAGCCGGAGCCGTGCAGAAAGTGATGGCCTTCATTGCCCCGAAAATCATTGGCGGTCAGGGCGCACCGTCGCCGGTGGGGGAACTAGGACTCCAACAGATGACCGCTGCGATCGCCCTCCACCGCACCACCCTGACCCCCATCGCCAACGATTGGCTCCTGTCCGGTTATCTATCGCCTTAA
- a CDS encoding NfeD family protein, with product MFNFKRKPSPRDRINRWQGYAIVYQTIYPDRPGRVRFNAISWGAQSKTGELIPIDARVEVLGHEGIDLVVRRC from the coding sequence ATGTTTAATTTCAAACGGAAACCTTCTCCTCGCGATCGCATCAACCGTTGGCAGGGTTACGCGATCGTGTATCAAACCATTTATCCGGATCGCCCCGGTCGTGTGCGCTTCAACGCGATTTCCTGGGGAGCCCAATCCAAAACGGGGGAACTCATTCCCATTGATGCACGGGTTGAAGTGCTTGGCCACGAAGGGATTGATCTGGTGGTGCGTCGCTGTTAA
- a CDS encoding DUF4344 domain-containing metallopeptidase, protein MMRRMEHAGRRWFYGVLSSAIALLSIVSCGTVPEAQAQIEDTGDIAVFYDESDDEEFQAIQAVLEDTAFFDNLVADLNENLAFPNNIEVIFTSCGESNAYYDPEDITITMCYELIADYLTIFEENIETEEDYANEVIDASSFTFFHELGHALIDQYELPITGNEEDAADNFAAIALLDAYEDDFGVLSGMFQFDMEAAEEQENLEDLAYWDEHALSTQRFYNTACLIYGSDPDEFSFIVEDEYLPSDRAERCEEEYDQKSSAWWTLIDPFLK, encoded by the coding sequence ATGATGCGACGGATGGAACATGCGGGGAGGCGGTGGTTTTATGGTGTGTTGAGTAGTGCGATCGCACTCTTGAGCATTGTCAGTTGTGGGACAGTACCAGAAGCTCAAGCACAGATTGAGGATACGGGCGATATCGCGGTTTTCTATGACGAGAGCGATGATGAAGAATTCCAGGCGATTCAGGCAGTGCTCGAAGATACCGCATTTTTTGATAATTTAGTCGCTGATTTAAATGAAAATCTTGCCTTTCCTAACAATATCGAGGTGATTTTTACCAGTTGCGGTGAATCGAATGCCTATTACGATCCCGAAGATATTACGATCACCATGTGTTATGAACTGATCGCGGACTATCTCACGATTTTTGAGGAAAATATTGAAACGGAAGAAGACTACGCGAATGAAGTCATTGATGCGAGTTCATTCACGTTTTTCCATGAATTAGGCCATGCGTTGATCGATCAATATGAGCTACCGATCACGGGCAACGAAGAAGATGCTGCCGATAATTTTGCGGCGATCGCCCTCCTCGATGCCTACGAAGATGATTTTGGCGTGTTGAGTGGGATGTTTCAGTTTGACATGGAAGCGGCGGAGGAACAGGAAAATCTGGAAGATCTAGCCTATTGGGATGAACATGCCCTCAGTACCCAGCGATTTTATAATACGGCGTGCTTGATTTATGGCAGCGATCCGGATGAATTTAGCTTCATTGTTGAGGATGAATATTTACCGAGCGATCGCGCCGAACGCTGTGAAGAGGAATACGACCAAAAATCATCGGCTTGGTGGACTTTGATCGATCCATTTCTCAAGTAA
- a CDS encoding DUF4079 domain-containing protein — protein sequence MTASAWATLIHPAIAVLFVFPMLGIVCRMAWQTRQRRLQIKDTKKSKLPPSVGKEHVDMGKWLTGGVVGVSLVALAYTLISKQFIAENLITERPFQALFIGLIFVFTIATLILLYRAKTSNWRVTFSVLSSMGLIIIGCQDGVFRRTNEWYWSHYYYGIAASILMIISLAVVQEIYRDKSLRWRNAHIILNCVAMALFVGQGITGVRDLYEIAFYANGG from the coding sequence ATGACTGCAAGTGCTTGGGCTACATTAATTCATCCTGCGATCGCGGTTTTATTCGTCTTCCCGATGTTGGGCATCGTCTGCCGCATGGCATGGCAAACCCGTCAGCGTCGCCTCCAAATCAAAGACACGAAGAAAAGCAAGCTCCCCCCCTCCGTCGGGAAAGAACACGTAGACATGGGCAAATGGCTGACCGGTGGCGTGGTTGGCGTGTCCCTTGTGGCATTAGCCTATACCTTAATTAGTAAACAATTCATTGCTGAAAATTTAATTACAGAACGCCCATTTCAAGCCCTCTTTATTGGGTTGATTTTTGTGTTTACCATTGCCACATTGATCCTGCTTTACCGGGCAAAAACGTCCAATTGGCGCGTTACTTTTTCGGTTTTAAGCAGCATGGGTTTAATTATTATTGGTTGTCAGGATGGGGTATTTCGGCGCACCAATGAATGGTATTGGTCTCATTATTATTACGGGATTGCTGCGTCCATTTTGATGATCATTTCCTTGGCGGTGGTGCAGGAAATTTATCGGGATAAATCCCTACGGTGGCGCAATGCTCATATTATTTTAAATTGCGTAGCGATGGCGTTGTTTGTGGGTCAAGGGATTACGGGCGTGCGGGATTTATATGAAATTGCGTTTTATGCCAATGGGGGGTAA
- a CDS encoding zinc finger protein: MAIREGRWDCPTCGVKGLLGRDRECDNCGAPRPEGIRFYLPENAAVVQAAEQIAIAKAGADWICDYCGASNRAPEPECVECGAPPGEQRQAVQTYPQPPTSTPQAAPSTPQLPTPSRRDRAQSPRSPHLLVRFHRRLGVLRWAFWSGLVSVILVVVIGLLPMQIDATVTQMSWQRSIAVERLTTFTETGWDVPAGGRVLSQQEAIRSYEQVLEGYETRTREVSEEVQVGSESYTCGTVDLGNGYFEDEICTRPVYETRTHTETYEEPIYRDEPVYDTEYTYEIDRWVVNRTPTVSGLDQNPQWPTLELGDPEREGDRTATYTILFQGDNGRDYPVTLDLDTWSQFEPGDAQPLKVTRFGGASLPDE, translated from the coding sequence ATGGCGATTCGGGAAGGGCGTTGGGATTGTCCCACTTGTGGGGTGAAGGGGTTGCTGGGGCGCGATCGCGAATGTGATAATTGTGGCGCACCCCGCCCGGAAGGCATTCGGTTTTATTTACCCGAAAATGCGGCGGTGGTGCAGGCGGCGGAGCAGATTGCGATCGCCAAAGCCGGAGCCGATTGGATTTGTGACTATTGCGGTGCTAGCAACCGCGCCCCAGAACCTGAATGCGTTGAATGTGGTGCGCCCCCAGGGGAACAACGCCAAGCCGTGCAAACCTATCCTCAGCCGCCCACCTCAACGCCTCAAGCGGCCCCCTCAACGCCTCAACTGCCCACGCCATCCCGGCGCGATCGCGCCCAATCCCCACGATCACCCCATCTCCTCGTCCGGTTTCATCGTCGCTTGGGCGTGCTGCGGTGGGCGTTTTGGAGTGGCTTGGTGAGTGTGATCTTGGTGGTGGTGATTGGGCTGCTGCCGATGCAGATCGATGCCACGGTGACCCAAATGAGTTGGCAGCGATCGATCGCAGTCGAACGCCTCACCACCTTTACCGAAACGGGCTGGGATGTGCCAGCCGGGGGACGGGTGCTCAGCCAACAGGAGGCGATTCGGTCCTATGAACAAGTTTTAGAAGGATATGAAACCCGCACCCGCGAGGTTTCCGAAGAGGTGCAGGTGGGGAGTGAGTCCTACACCTGCGGCACGGTGGATTTAGGCAATGGGTATTTTGAAGATGAAATCTGCACTCGTCCGGTCTATGAAACGCGCACCCACACGGAAACCTACGAGGAGCCGATCTATCGTGATGAACCCGTTTATGATACGGAATACACCTACGAGATCGATCGCTGGGTGGTGAATCGCACTCCGACGGTTTCGGGGCTAGATCAAAATCCCCAATGGCCGACCCTGGAGTTAGGCGATCCAGAACGGGAAGGCGATCGCACCGCCACCTATACCATCCTGTTCCAAGGTGACAATGGGCGAGACTATCCCGTGACCTTAGACCTCGATACGTGGTCACAGTTTGAGCCTGGGGATGCCCAGCCGTTAAAGGTGACTCGTTTTGGGGGCGCATCATTGCCGGATGAATAG
- a CDS encoding precorrin-8X methylmutase, with translation MTILLDHPIVYESFALIDQEVGVHDLSAAEYEIVRRVIHSTADFEFLELVRWSEGAIASGIQALIGGRPLVVDVTMVRQGILRKVAQTFQNPILTALDFATEALPGKTRTETGLLRCFEQYPHAIYGIGNAPTALLALCDAVAKTGQMPPLVIGVPVGFVQVVEAKQRLIESGILSIYTQGRKGGSPVAAAIINALLTLAWNEVQDLL, from the coding sequence ATGACGATACTGCTTGACCATCCGATTGTCTATGAAAGTTTCGCCCTGATTGATCAAGAGGTGGGGGTGCATGATCTGAGTGCGGCGGAATATGAAATTGTGCGGCGGGTGATTCATAGTACGGCGGATTTTGAGTTTTTGGAGTTGGTGCGGTGGAGTGAAGGGGCGATCGCCTCCGGAATCCAGGCCCTGATCGGGGGGCGGCCCTTGGTGGTGGATGTGACGATGGTACGGCAGGGAATTTTACGTAAAGTGGCGCAAACCTTCCAAAATCCGATTCTGACGGCGTTAGATTTTGCAACGGAAGCGTTACCTGGAAAAACCCGCACCGAAACCGGATTATTACGCTGTTTTGAGCAATATCCCCACGCAATTTATGGGATTGGTAACGCACCAACGGCCTTGTTAGCCCTCTGTGATGCGGTGGCAAAAACGGGACAAATGCCGCCCTTGGTGATTGGTGTGCCGGTGGGGTTTGTCCAGGTGGTGGAAGCGAAACAACGTCTGATCGAGTCGGGGATTCTCTCCATTTACACCCAGGGACGCAAGGGGGGATCACCGGTGGCGGCAGCGATTATTAATGCGTTGCTGACGTTGGCCTGGAATGAGGTCCAAGACTTGCTATAA
- a CDS encoding sulfotransferase family protein, whose product MTITSVKQRIFLVGCGRSGTTLLQCLIAAHSDIFSVPESKFFQYLIPTHEPRRLMFGLTSQQFHPWITQFCEDMGHPELASSWSKYPLPIAWQAEKFVHDLDTITRQTGHHIWLEKSPKHLHYLKYVERYVPDVKIIHLVRSGTDVVASLYDAARKYPQKWGYEHGTIEQCVQRWLTDIQVTQQYLAKPNHTLVRYESLVANPEQSMRDLCDFLAIPFEPTMLEDYKVTAKPLMKNRYENCEPAVTEQIQNANATKFFTLFSEEEQAYIQEKLAGVDLEHLSAIAS is encoded by the coding sequence ATGACGATTACCTCTGTTAAACAACGTATTTTTCTCGTCGGCTGTGGGCGATCGGGAACCACGTTATTACAATGCTTAATTGCCGCCCATTCCGATATCTTTTCTGTCCCAGAATCAAAGTTTTTTCAATATCTCATTCCCACCCATGAACCGCGCCGCTTAATGTTTGGTCTCACCTCGCAGCAATTTCATCCTTGGATTACTCAGTTTTGCGAGGATATGGGACATCCGGAATTAGCCTCAAGTTGGTCAAAATATCCCCTTCCCATCGCCTGGCAAGCAGAAAAATTTGTTCATGATCTCGACACGATTACTCGCCAAACTGGACATCATATTTGGCTCGAAAAAAGCCCGAAACATCTCCATTATTTAAAGTATGTTGAACGTTATGTGCCGGATGTAAAAATTATCCATCTGGTGCGCAGTGGGACGGATGTAGTGGCTTCGCTCTATGATGCAGCGCGGAAATATCCGCAAAAGTGGGGCTATGAACACGGTACGATTGAGCAATGTGTGCAGCGGTGGCTGACGGATATTCAGGTGACACAGCAGTATTTAGCCAAGCCGAACCATACGCTGGTGCGGTATGAGTCTTTGGTGGCGAATCCGGAACAGTCGATGCGGGATCTCTGTGACTTTTTAGCGATTCCCTTTGAACCAACGATGCTCGAAGATTACAAGGTGACGGCCAAGCCGCTGATGAAAAACCGCTATGAAAACTGTGAACCAGCGGTGACGGAACAGATTCAAAATGCCAATGCGACGAAGTTTTTTACCCTGTTTTCAGAGGAAGAGCAAGCCTATATTCAGGAAAAACTCGCGGGGGTGGATTTGGAGCATTTAAGCGCGATCGCATCTTAA
- a CDS encoding NfeD family protein: MFNLFQTTQGQSPLRQRLQNWCGEAIVERAIAPRQQGRVKFRGSYWFAQCIDGSSFNPGMIVYVTGREELTLFVTASTQ; encoded by the coding sequence ATGTTTAACCTTTTTCAAACCACTCAAGGACAATCTCCATTACGTCAACGTCTACAAAATTGGTGTGGAGAAGCGATTGTGGAGCGGGCGATCGCACCTCGCCAACAGGGTCGGGTTAAGTTTCGCGGCAGCTATTGGTTTGCTCAATGTATTGATGGTAGCAGCTTCAATCCTGGCATGATTGTATATGTAACGGGACGCGAAGAACTCACCTTATTCGTGACGGCTAGCACCCAGTAA
- the hpsL gene encoding hormogonium polysaccharide biosynthesis protein HpsL translates to MVKSKRRKTNKKNAAATAPPLTPKELAAQKRQAKEHRQKLIQVNGICIAFLLVVGLPLILINEKIGLALGAGVPVMYWSYQYPRSALWLFLVYMPFSGTVIYQVVGGNALFNLAKDAFFIPALIALVLKCKREKKPIFVKSEIMATLGILTLCACLTLIAVNGSMQFILPMCSSLPRRGRGMLCKEGIPLAQGVLGLKVLMGYIPLIFCAYYFVRDKKGLLWLCRVHLILALICCGLGVLQYLMLESGSCEGTRNEVGDALFKASVEAKCLVGGSLGYSPSQNFIRLPGTFASPWHWSWFLISNSALTFTTTFCDTSLWWRLGGLAGMGLVFVNAVISGQRIALALVPVVTVILLVLTGQLANVKRFLPIGIGLALVLSVAIASNPELIQERIDSFQSRAEASPPQAFIMEQFRWATEEQRGFLGRGLGKATNSTRIFGETALVETFHPKLLYEMGYPGLLAFILFTGNITWVTHRITRSLKTPSVRNFASSFWVFILIISFFPYWYPLDTDPVAVYYWFFIGVMFNLPNIDAQEQEKLKAEAREAEELLRQNKAARARLRNNSS, encoded by the coding sequence ATGGTTAAATCCAAGCGCCGCAAAACCAACAAAAAAAACGCCGCCGCCACCGCTCCCCCCCTTACCCCCAAAGAACTAGCCGCCCAAAAACGGCAAGCCAAAGAACACCGCCAAAAATTAATTCAGGTTAATGGGATCTGCATCGCCTTTCTCCTCGTCGTGGGGCTACCCCTGATCCTGATTAACGAAAAAATTGGGCTGGCCCTGGGGGCAGGCGTACCCGTCATGTATTGGTCGTATCAATATCCCCGCAGTGCCCTATGGCTGTTTCTGGTTTATATGCCCTTTAGCGGCACGGTGATTTATCAGGTGGTGGGGGGCAATGCGCTGTTTAACCTGGCCAAAGATGCGTTTTTCATCCCAGCGTTGATTGCCTTGGTTTTGAAATGTAAACGGGAGAAAAAGCCGATTTTCGTGAAATCAGAAATCATGGCCACCCTGGGAATTTTGACCCTCTGTGCTTGCTTGACCTTGATTGCGGTCAACGGCTCGATGCAGTTTATTTTGCCCATGTGTTCGAGTTTGCCCCGACGCGGCCGGGGGATGCTCTGTAAAGAAGGAATTCCCCTCGCCCAGGGGGTTCTAGGCTTGAAAGTCTTGATGGGCTATATCCCTCTGATTTTTTGTGCGTACTATTTTGTCCGCGACAAAAAAGGCCTGTTGTGGCTCTGTCGGGTGCATTTGATTTTGGCGTTGATCTGCTGTGGGCTGGGGGTGTTGCAGTATTTGATGCTGGAAAGTGGTAGCTGTGAGGGGACACGCAATGAGGTGGGGGATGCGTTGTTTAAAGCCAGCGTCGAAGCGAAATGTTTGGTAGGGGGATCGCTGGGCTATAGTCCATCACAGAATTTTATTCGGCTGCCGGGGACGTTTGCCTCGCCGTGGCATTGGTCGTGGTTTTTGATTTCTAATAGTGCCCTGACGTTCACGACGACGTTTTGTGATACCTCGCTGTGGTGGCGGCTGGGGGGGCTAGCGGGGATGGGGTTGGTGTTTGTCAATGCGGTGATTTCGGGGCAGCGGATTGCCTTGGCGTTGGTGCCGGTGGTGACGGTGATTTTGTTGGTGCTGACGGGTCAATTGGCGAATGTGAAGCGGTTTTTACCAATTGGGATTGGCTTGGCGCTGGTGCTGAGTGTGGCGATCGCCTCTAACCCGGAGTTAATCCAAGAACGGATCGACAGTTTCCAAAGCCGTGCCGAAGCCTCACCCCCTCAGGCGTTCATCATGGAGCAGTTCCGCTGGGCCACGGAGGAACAGCGGGGCTTCTTGGGTCGCGGTTTGGGCAAAGCCACCAATTCCACCCGCATCTTTGGCGAAACGGCCCTCGTGGAAACCTTTCACCCGAAATTGCTCTATGAGATGGGGTATCCGGGACTGCTTGCCTTCATTCTGTTCACGGGTAATATTACTTGGGTGACCCATCGAATTACGCGATCGCTCAAAACCCCCAGCGTGCGCAATTTCGCCTCTAGTTTTTGGGTCTTTATTTTGATTATTAGCTTTTTCCCCTATTGGTATCCCCTCGACACTGACCCTGTGGCGGTTTATTACTGGTTTTTTATTGGGGTAATGTTTAACTTACCGAATATTGATGCCCAAGAACAGGAGAAATTAAAAGCAGAGGCACGGGAAGCCGAAGAACTGCTGCGCCAGAACAAAGCAGCCCGCGCTCGCTTACGAAATAATTCGAGTTAG